A region of Salinibacter sp. 10B DNA encodes the following proteins:
- a CDS encoding universal stress protein, with the protein MDTFDRILLPTDFSTTARQALSFAAHLAARHDAVLHILHVRTPAEERKQPPGVDAPTTQEELAECARRAGEELGAPTAPAVDVLSLVRDTVAADSVSDAVLDYACEYEMDLIVMGTARRSGLRTLFPQSTASAVVRHSPCPVLTVLDTPDNVPGPIDQIFVPYDFSEPAAKAVRYGKALAEGYGATVTLVHVVQDLTVPMEYELNVPDVKTADVQARAEAALQEEAADRHRVLVATGHPGRRIVELAEERAADLLVLATHGRTGLRRILLGSVAEQVIRRASCPVLTVNAFPSSDQKTSEPIDNPDRSDQVSASASVSNTGSKS; encoded by the coding sequence ATGGACACCTTCGATCGCATCCTGCTCCCGACGGACTTTTCGACGACGGCCCGGCAAGCGCTCTCGTTTGCCGCTCACCTGGCGGCCCGGCACGATGCGGTGCTCCACATCCTTCACGTGCGTACGCCGGCCGAGGAGCGGAAACAGCCCCCAGGGGTGGACGCCCCCACGACACAGGAGGAGCTGGCCGAGTGCGCCCGGCGGGCAGGGGAGGAGCTGGGCGCCCCCACGGCCCCGGCCGTGGACGTACTCTCTCTGGTGCGCGACACCGTCGCGGCGGACTCGGTGTCGGACGCGGTACTCGACTACGCCTGCGAGTACGAGATGGACTTGATCGTGATGGGAACGGCTCGCCGGAGCGGCCTTCGCACCCTCTTCCCGCAAAGCACGGCGTCGGCAGTGGTCCGGCATTCGCCCTGCCCCGTGCTCACGGTGCTCGACACTCCAGACAACGTGCCCGGCCCGATCGACCAGATTTTCGTGCCGTATGACTTTTCGGAGCCGGCCGCCAAAGCCGTACGCTACGGCAAAGCTCTCGCCGAAGGGTACGGCGCAACCGTGACACTCGTCCACGTGGTGCAAGACCTGACGGTCCCCATGGAGTACGAATTGAACGTACCCGACGTGAAGACGGCCGACGTGCAGGCCCGTGCCGAAGCGGCCCTTCAGGAAGAAGCGGCGGATCGGCACCGCGTGCTCGTTGCCACCGGCCATCCGGGCCGCCGCATCGTGGAGCTTGCGGAGGAGCGTGCGGCCGACCTCCTCGTGCTCGCAACGCATGGACGGACGGGCCTCCGGCGCATCCTTCTCGGGAGCGTGGCTGAGCAGGTCATCCGTCGCGCCTCCTGCCCTGTCCTCACCGTGAACGCGTTTCCCTCCTCAGACCAGAAGACCTCCGAACCGATCGACAATCCGGACCGAAGCGATCAGGTATCCGCATCCGCGTCGGTCTCGAACACCGGCTCAAAGTCGTGA
- a CDS encoding GntR family transcriptional regulator → MDLESGRPRHEQISDWLREQIDDGAYGTDEKLPSEKEIGERFDVSRVTVRRALQTLENEDYIYRRQGLGSFVKEQRAAQGLVRLTDFAQDMAQAGLEARSVVEHHAPETPPPDVTVHLNTDEQKVMRLDRLRLGDDRPVAFDRTWLPMFYAQLLEGHNLEHETIYQILETEYDIPILRGSYRITAANADPAIADVLGVDEGTALLLIERLSLTEGEKRVYYQRRYYRSDRVAYEMELARDPSRRDTGTHGMPLHDFEPVFETDADADT, encoded by the coding sequence ATGGACCTCGAATCTGGACGCCCGCGTCACGAGCAGATCAGCGACTGGCTGCGCGAGCAAATTGACGACGGCGCATACGGCACGGATGAAAAGCTGCCCTCGGAGAAAGAGATCGGCGAGCGGTTCGATGTGAGCCGCGTGACGGTGCGGCGCGCCCTACAGACACTCGAAAATGAGGACTACATCTATCGGCGGCAGGGGCTGGGGTCGTTCGTTAAAGAACAGCGGGCCGCGCAGGGACTCGTGCGGCTCACTGACTTTGCGCAGGACATGGCGCAGGCCGGACTCGAAGCTCGCTCTGTGGTAGAGCATCACGCCCCGGAGACGCCTCCCCCGGATGTGACTGTTCACCTGAACACCGACGAGCAGAAGGTGATGCGGCTCGATCGCCTGCGCCTCGGCGACGACCGACCGGTGGCGTTCGACCGCACCTGGCTTCCCATGTTTTACGCCCAACTCCTCGAAGGGCACAATCTGGAGCACGAGACGATCTACCAGATCCTGGAGACGGAGTACGACATTCCGATCCTGCGGGGCAGCTACCGCATTACGGCAGCCAATGCTGATCCGGCGATTGCGGATGTACTCGGGGTGGACGAGGGCACGGCCCTTCTGCTCATCGAGCGCCTGTCGCTTACCGAAGGGGAGAAGCGGGTCTATTATCAGCGGCGCTATTATCGGAGTGATCGGGTCGCCTACGAAATGGAGCTCGCCCGCGATCCGTCCCGGCGCGACACAGGCACGCACGGCATGCCTCTTCACGACTTTGAGCCGGTGTTCGAGACCGACGCGGATGCGGATACCTGA
- a CDS encoding FAD/NAD(P)-binding oxidoreductase, with protein MNTRLSISDSSSDSPPSESNVGSPTQTDAPVASSYPVVVLGGGVGGIAVLQSLREMGLAADIALIEPSMTHYDQPAWMRVGTEGIQKEQTRSPEHLQIPEEVSWIQARAAEIHPEERVVMMENGGKVHYEHLVVAIGTHVQWDRIRNLKANLGKAGICSVYSYESAGQAWDLIRTFDGGRALFTAPSTPHKSGSAPLRLLFRAEALWQETGVRDRTELYFATAASSEAMGAEYGDLLDRSEHVEDIRIFSGYDLVDVRPDHREAVFNVSKGESQSQDVLRYDLLHVVPPMRPPAILEQSDLSYQRGPMRGYLEVDPETFRHPRFETVFGVGDVIGVEGVKTAERARQQAEEVARAIRHARMQES; from the coding sequence ATGAATACGCGCCTTTCTATTTCTGACAGTTCCTCCGATTCGCCTCCATCGGAATCGAATGTGGGGTCACCTACGCAGACGGACGCCCCCGTTGCGTCCTCGTATCCCGTTGTTGTACTCGGCGGCGGGGTGGGGGGGATTGCCGTTCTCCAGTCCTTGCGTGAAATGGGGCTAGCTGCGGACATCGCCCTCATTGAGCCGTCGATGACCCACTACGATCAGCCGGCGTGGATGCGTGTTGGAACAGAAGGCATCCAAAAAGAACAGACGCGTTCGCCGGAGCACCTGCAAATTCCAGAAGAGGTGAGCTGGATTCAGGCCCGGGCAGCGGAAATTCACCCGGAAGAGCGAGTCGTGATGATGGAGAACGGAGGGAAGGTGCACTATGAGCATCTTGTTGTTGCCATCGGCACTCACGTTCAATGGGACCGCATTCGAAATCTGAAAGCGAATCTTGGCAAAGCCGGCATCTGCAGTGTGTACAGCTACGAGTCGGCCGGTCAGGCCTGGGACTTGATCCGTACATTTGACGGAGGGAGGGCCCTGTTTACGGCCCCGTCCACACCACACAAAAGCGGAAGCGCTCCGTTGCGTCTTCTCTTCCGGGCCGAGGCGCTATGGCAAGAAACTGGTGTTCGGGACCGCACGGAGTTGTACTTTGCGACCGCCGCCTCGTCCGAGGCAATGGGGGCGGAGTATGGCGATCTCCTTGATCGCAGTGAGCACGTAGAGGACATCCGCATCTTCTCCGGATACGATCTCGTCGACGTGCGCCCCGACCACCGAGAGGCCGTGTTCAACGTGTCGAAGGGAGAGTCGCAGAGTCAGGACGTTCTCCGGTATGATCTCCTACACGTGGTGCCGCCCATGCGGCCGCCTGCCATTCTCGAACAGAGTGATCTATCTTATCAGAGGGGGCCGATGCGGGGGTACTTAGAGGTAGATCCTGAAACGTTTCGGCACCCGCGGTTTGAGACCGTGTTTGGGGTTGGCGATGTGATTGGGGTGGAGGGTGTCAAGACCGCGGAGCGGGCGCGGCAGCAGGCAGAAGAAGTGGCGCGAGCGATACGGCACGCCCGAATGCAGGAGTCGTAA
- a CDS encoding universal stress protein has product MLNIQRVLFPTDFSDGSKRAFPQAAFLADWHDAELHILNVTGRHRHDYKETKKNFPISPDTLTEWLRRPAQSVEGTTWPDLEALPIEQSQIEASTPAESIVTYADDKNIDLVVMGTHGRRGVDRMLFGSVTEEVVRRAPCPVFTVRADADKTPGQAVRRVLVPIDFSDASESAVQHAKEIALTYGAEIDLLHVVEPPFYPSAYGIDTTTFPTQEVVDRVEKQLGDMAREEIGYEHVMVSATVGHPPSEILNYVDENEVDLVVIATHGRTGLERALLGSVTERVLRRSPAPAFVVKPTRKSLLPSAKTAATQET; this is encoded by the coding sequence ATGCTCAATATCCAACGAGTGTTGTTTCCTACTGATTTTTCCGATGGGTCAAAGCGCGCCTTTCCGCAGGCGGCGTTTCTCGCGGACTGGCACGACGCTGAACTCCACATTTTGAACGTGACGGGCCGCCACCGACACGACTACAAGGAGACGAAGAAAAACTTTCCGATCTCGCCCGACACCCTCACGGAGTGGCTTCGGCGCCCGGCGCAGTCGGTCGAAGGGACGACCTGGCCCGACCTGGAGGCCCTGCCGATCGAGCAGTCCCAGATCGAGGCGTCCACCCCCGCGGAGTCCATCGTCACGTACGCGGACGACAAGAATATTGATCTCGTGGTGATGGGCACCCACGGACGGCGCGGCGTCGATCGGATGCTCTTCGGCAGCGTAACGGAAGAGGTTGTACGGCGAGCCCCATGCCCAGTTTTCACCGTGCGGGCCGACGCCGACAAGACGCCCGGACAGGCAGTTCGACGGGTTCTCGTTCCCATCGACTTTTCCGACGCGTCCGAAAGCGCCGTGCAGCACGCCAAGGAGATTGCACTTACCTACGGGGCGGAGATCGATCTGCTACACGTCGTGGAACCGCCCTTCTACCCGTCGGCGTACGGCATTGATACCACCACCTTTCCCACACAAGAGGTGGTGGACCGAGTCGAGAAGCAGCTGGGAGACATGGCGCGCGAGGAAATTGGGTATGAGCACGTCATGGTGAGTGCCACTGTAGGACACCCCCCCAGCGAAATTTTGAACTACGTGGATGAGAACGAGGTAGATCTCGTGGTCATTGCCACGCACGGTCGTACGGGACTGGAGCGCGCCCTTCTCGGCAGCGTAACGGAGCGAGTGCTGCGGCGCTCCCCTGCCCCGGCCTTCGTGGTGAAGCCGACTCGTAAATCGCTGTTGCCCTCTGCCAAGACGGCGGCAACCCAGGAAACGTAA
- a CDS encoding DUF3365 domain-containing protein, which translates to MTFRRFPIGLFLVLAVLIAGCGRADSNSSGSDASESPPDSVRPLVEQKIAALNDMRESLATTIDTPTVDKSTFKRVCKPVGQRAKQMSAEEGWTVQQLAERYRNPAHKLDPEARRLYEQFLVSPTQTDTWIRTERNGTDGWRYARRITVQSSCLACHGPKEQRPKFVKTGYPDDQAYGFEQGDLRGIYTVFVPQSSSVSK; encoded by the coding sequence ATGACCTTCCGCCGATTCCCGATTGGGCTCTTCCTCGTGCTCGCGGTGCTTATTGCCGGATGCGGAAGGGCGGACTCCAACTCCAGTGGCTCTGATGCCTCCGAATCCCCACCGGATTCCGTCCGCCCGCTCGTGGAGCAAAAAATCGCGGCGTTGAACGACATGCGCGAATCGCTGGCCACAACCATCGACACCCCCACCGTCGACAAGAGCACCTTCAAGCGCGTGTGCAAGCCGGTGGGACAGCGGGCAAAGCAAATGAGCGCGGAGGAGGGGTGGACCGTGCAGCAACTCGCCGAACGGTACCGAAATCCTGCTCACAAGCTGGATCCCGAAGCCCGGCGACTCTACGAGCAATTTCTCGTCTCGCCGACCCAGACGGACACGTGGATTCGAACTGAACGCAACGGCACCGACGGCTGGCGCTACGCCCGTCGCATTACGGTACAGTCCTCGTGCCTTGCCTGCCACGGTCCCAAAGAGCAGCGCCCCAAATTCGTGAAAACGGGCTACCCGGACGACCAAGCGTACGGATTTGAGCAGGGCGACCTGCGGGGCATCTACACCGTCTTCGTTCCCCAATCGTCGTCTGTTTCCAAGTAG
- a CDS encoding S41 family peptidase: MQLRFATAVFLLALFVGPALAQTTDPFMRHPAVHPEGNQVAFSYQGDLWTVPVDGGRAERLTIHEAYEGTPRWRPNGEQIAFTSDRYGNDDVYLMDAEGGTPQRLTYHSTDDALSGWTPNGHLLFTTRRTYAQAEWLNEIYQVPAEGGTPNRRLDAVGAAPRMSPDGRFIAFEQGYNDTSKKGYQGPADREVWIYDTENDRFTRITSYGGNDHHPVWTGPRTLLYISERSGTYNVHRQAITDQGGTDGAPEAVTSFEDDGVRALSASADGRVIAFERQTDIYVMENGGEPRQLDVTVPADYRFDPTEQMEMSNGVRDYAVSPNGEQVALVLRGELFLMQNETDEPRTTRLTEHAYRDRDVTWTSDSTLVFVSDRNGGQYDLYRLESADSEHPGDLYDALQYRVTRLTDTPENERILSMGPDRSRIALRRGSMTSYGEGQLLTATLSADGLTDEAVLVDGWNAPTDVSWSPDGEWLAYSKSNLNFNSDIYIHAADGSREPVNVSQHPRGDSAPVWSPDGSKLGFVSERSAAGSDVWFVWLQEEDWEKTERDWEEIEENEAENGAADAGDSDESETPSVEIDFENIHDRLERVTALPGNEGEPVIGEDGETFYFVAGGSGWAADYDTEVDLYSIQWDGSERTRITEGGVEPSNVRLAPTGTQVTFTHSNGQIARVPTEKPDLERLAFQATMEVNHEKEREQIFTEVGRALQEGFYDPNFHGDDWDSLRTKYRPWALQASTTQDFQDAVNLMLGELNASHMGYYGGDRAETQNERTGRIGVEVDPVDNGVEVQRVVPRSPAARETSTLREGDVITTVNGTSVAEAGNFYALMEGTVKEKVLLRVTGPDGEERTVRIRPTDDLQDELYREWVEERKRLVEEYSNGRLGYIHVEGMNWESFEHFERELYASAHDKEGLIIDVRFNGGGWTTDYLMTVLNVRRHAYTVPRGATDNLQQNHKQFREHYPFGERLPYAAWTKPTATLANENSYSNAEIFSHAFKNLGHGPLVGQPTFGAVISTGGTGLLDGSYVRMPFRAWYVYQTDENMEHGPARPDISVQNPPAIKAEGEDPQLRRAVESLLEEQSEGEE; this comes from the coding sequence ATGCAACTCCGTTTTGCTACTGCCGTTTTCCTGCTCGCTCTTTTCGTCGGGCCTGCGTTGGCCCAAACGACGGATCCGTTCATGCGGCATCCTGCTGTGCATCCGGAGGGCAATCAGGTCGCATTTTCCTACCAGGGGGATTTGTGGACGGTCCCGGTCGATGGGGGGCGGGCCGAGCGCCTAACCATCCACGAGGCCTACGAGGGGACCCCCCGCTGGCGCCCGAACGGGGAGCAGATTGCCTTCACGAGTGATCGCTACGGCAACGACGACGTGTACCTCATGGACGCGGAGGGGGGCACGCCGCAGCGCCTCACGTATCACTCCACCGACGATGCCCTGAGCGGGTGGACCCCGAATGGACATCTCCTCTTCACGACCCGTCGCACCTACGCACAGGCCGAGTGGCTGAATGAGATTTATCAGGTGCCGGCAGAGGGCGGCACGCCGAACCGGCGCCTCGACGCGGTGGGCGCTGCGCCCCGCATGTCGCCGGACGGGCGCTTCATTGCCTTTGAGCAGGGCTACAATGACACCAGCAAAAAAGGCTATCAGGGACCAGCCGACCGCGAGGTCTGGATCTACGATACGGAAAATGACCGCTTTACCCGCATCACGAGCTATGGGGGCAACGATCACCACCCGGTGTGGACGGGCCCACGGACGCTCCTCTACATCAGTGAGCGGAGCGGCACCTACAACGTCCACCGGCAGGCCATTACCGATCAGGGAGGAACCGATGGGGCACCCGAGGCCGTGACGTCGTTTGAGGACGATGGGGTGCGAGCCCTCAGTGCCAGTGCCGATGGGCGGGTGATCGCCTTTGAGCGGCAGACGGACATTTATGTAATGGAGAATGGGGGCGAGCCGCGGCAACTGGACGTGACGGTGCCGGCGGACTATCGCTTCGATCCCACCGAACAAATGGAAATGAGTAACGGGGTGCGGGACTACGCAGTATCGCCCAACGGCGAGCAGGTGGCCCTCGTGCTTCGCGGAGAGCTCTTCCTCATGCAAAACGAAACGGATGAGCCGCGGACAACCCGACTTACGGAGCACGCCTACCGCGACCGCGACGTGACCTGGACCAGCGATTCCACGCTCGTCTTTGTTTCGGATCGCAACGGTGGACAATACGACCTCTACCGCCTCGAGTCGGCCGATTCCGAGCATCCGGGCGACTTGTACGATGCTCTCCAGTATCGGGTTACGCGCCTCACGGACACGCCTGAGAATGAACGAATCCTGTCGATGGGACCCGACCGCTCTCGAATCGCGCTCCGGCGTGGCTCGATGACGAGCTACGGCGAAGGGCAGCTTCTCACCGCCACTCTCTCGGCGGACGGCCTCACGGATGAGGCAGTGCTCGTGGACGGCTGGAACGCCCCTACGGACGTCTCGTGGAGCCCCGACGGCGAGTGGCTGGCCTACAGCAAGAGCAATCTAAACTTCAATTCGGACATCTACATTCACGCTGCCGACGGGTCGCGCGAACCGGTGAACGTGAGTCAGCACCCGCGCGGCGATAGTGCACCGGTGTGGAGCCCTGACGGGTCAAAGCTTGGCTTCGTCTCCGAGCGTAGCGCTGCCGGATCGGACGTGTGGTTCGTGTGGCTTCAGGAGGAGGACTGGGAAAAGACCGAGCGCGACTGGGAAGAGATTGAGGAAAATGAGGCAGAGAACGGTGCGGCGGACGCCGGGGACTCGGATGAAAGCGAGACGCCGTCGGTCGAGATCGACTTTGAGAACATTCATGATCGCCTGGAGCGCGTGACGGCCCTTCCGGGCAATGAGGGAGAGCCCGTCATCGGCGAGGATGGGGAGACCTTCTACTTCGTGGCTGGCGGGAGCGGCTGGGCGGCCGACTATGACACCGAGGTCGACCTCTACAGCATCCAGTGGGACGGATCGGAGCGCACGCGCATTACAGAGGGCGGTGTGGAACCGTCAAACGTGCGCCTGGCCCCGACCGGAACGCAGGTGACCTTCACGCACTCGAACGGGCAGATTGCTCGGGTGCCTACCGAGAAGCCGGACCTGGAGCGCCTTGCCTTCCAGGCGACGATGGAGGTCAATCATGAGAAGGAGCGGGAGCAAATCTTCACGGAGGTGGGGCGTGCCCTGCAGGAAGGCTTCTACGATCCCAACTTCCACGGCGACGACTGGGACTCGCTGCGGACGAAGTACCGTCCCTGGGCGCTGCAGGCATCCACCACACAGGATTTCCAGGATGCGGTAAATCTGATGCTGGGGGAGCTCAACGCTAGCCACATGGGCTACTACGGGGGAGATCGGGCCGAAACGCAAAATGAGCGGACCGGTCGCATTGGCGTTGAGGTGGATCCGGTGGACAACGGCGTGGAGGTGCAGCGCGTGGTGCCGCGGTCCCCCGCTGCCCGCGAGACCAGTACGCTCCGTGAGGGAGACGTGATTACCACGGTAAACGGTACGTCCGTGGCGGAAGCGGGCAATTTCTACGCCCTCATGGAGGGGACGGTGAAAGAAAAGGTGCTTCTCCGCGTGACCGGTCCGGACGGGGAGGAGCGAACCGTTCGCATCCGGCCCACCGACGACCTGCAAGATGAACTCTATCGCGAGTGGGTAGAGGAGCGCAAGCGATTGGTGGAGGAGTATTCCAACGGGCGCCTCGGCTACATCCACGTCGAGGGCATGAACTGGGAGAGCTTCGAACACTTCGAGCGCGAACTCTACGCCAGCGCCCACGACAAAGAGGGACTCATCATCGATGTGCGCTTTAACGGGGGCGGATGGACGACGGACTACTTGATGACGGTTCTCAATGTGCGTCGTCACGCATACACCGTTCCGCGCGGGGCTACGGACAATCTGCAACAGAACCACAAGCAGTTCCGCGAGCACTATCCGTTCGGCGAACGTTTGCCCTATGCGGCCTGGACAAAGCCCACGGCGACCCTCGCCAACGAGAACAGCTACTCGAATGCTGAGATCTTCTCTCACGCCTTTAAGAACCTTGGACATGGCCCGCTCGTGGGCCAGCCGACGTTCGGCGCCGTCATCTCCACCGGCGGCACCGGTCTTCTCGATGGGTCGTACGTGCGCATGCCGTTCCGGGCCTGGTACGTCTATCAGACGGACGAGAACATGGAGCACGGCCCGGCTCGTCCCGACATCTCGGTTCAGAACCCTCCTGCGATCAAGGCCGAGGGCGAAGATCCGCAGCTCCGCCGGGCGGTGGAGTCCCTTCTGGAGGAACAATCGGAGGGAGAGGAGTAA
- a CDS encoding HAD hydrolase-like protein, producing MPENVSVNALLFDMDGVLVDVSRSYRRAIEETVEHFTGRKIGENAIQRYKNYGGFEDDWKLTHAIITDTAMEVPLSRVIEEFQDRYRGDDWDGFINEEPALIDDTTLDTLNDGRILGIVTGRPEEEAEWTLNHQNWSSYFPLLVGKEKQGERQKPDPFPLEHSLTMLAAAGCDLSPEEVAYVGDSVDDMKAARDANMWAIGVVPPYVDAEEHEPLLKERGAHLVIEDPNELPGVLDSLDTRAVSQAATR from the coding sequence ATGCCCGAAAACGTATCCGTCAACGCGTTGCTGTTTGACATGGACGGCGTCCTGGTGGACGTGTCTCGCTCGTACCGCCGCGCCATCGAGGAAACGGTCGAGCACTTCACCGGCCGCAAAATTGGCGAAAACGCCATTCAGCGGTATAAGAACTACGGCGGGTTCGAGGACGACTGGAAGCTCACCCACGCCATCATTACGGACACGGCGATGGAGGTGCCGCTGAGTCGTGTGATCGAAGAGTTTCAGGATCGCTACCGGGGCGATGATTGGGACGGCTTCATCAACGAGGAGCCGGCCCTCATCGACGACACGACTCTCGACACGCTCAACGATGGCCGCATTCTTGGCATCGTTACGGGACGGCCCGAAGAGGAGGCCGAATGGACCCTGAATCATCAGAATTGGTCGAGCTACTTCCCGTTGCTCGTAGGCAAGGAAAAGCAGGGCGAGCGGCAGAAGCCGGATCCGTTTCCCCTCGAGCACTCCCTCACCATGCTCGCCGCTGCCGGCTGTGACCTCAGTCCGGAGGAGGTTGCCTACGTTGGCGACTCGGTCGATGACATGAAGGCCGCTCGCGACGCCAATATGTGGGCCATCGGGGTCGTGCCACCCTACGTGGATGCCGAGGAGCACGAACCGTTGCTGAAGGAGCGGGGGGCTCACCTCGTCATCGAGGATCCGAACGAGCTCCCCGGTGTGCTCGATTCGCTTGACACGCGCGCCGTTTCGCAGGCGGCGACCCGATAG
- a CDS encoding FAD/NAD(P)-binding oxidoreductase, producing the protein MTNSHQVLIVGGGTAGLTVASQLVTRDDAPEVAVIEPADTHYYQPLWTLIGGGVFPKEESARPMAEVMPKGVTWIQDAAASFDPDNNTVTTAGGDTYGYDYLVMAAGLQINWDALPGLAESVGQPGTGVVSNYSYETCETTWDAIQQFPKGGTALFTEPTMGVKCGGAPQKIMYLTDEALRRRGVRDGSRIAFMKAKGALFSSKPYEETLYKVVERKDIEVNLMTELTEIHPDQKEAVFRNLETEEETTIGYDLLHVVPPMGPLDFIADSPLADEEGWVDVDAETLQHTRYPNVFGLGDNSSLPTSKTGAAIRKQAPVLVDHLMAQIHHTTPVNGTYNGYTSCPLVTGYGKLVMAEFDYDKEPDESFPFDQTQERYSMYALKAYGLPRMYWNGMLKGRM; encoded by the coding sequence ATGACCAACTCACATCAGGTTCTCATCGTGGGCGGGGGCACCGCCGGCCTCACGGTTGCCTCCCAGCTCGTCACCCGCGACGACGCACCGGAGGTGGCCGTCATTGAGCCCGCCGACACTCACTACTATCAGCCCCTATGGACCCTCATTGGGGGCGGCGTTTTTCCGAAAGAAGAATCGGCCCGTCCCATGGCCGAGGTGATGCCGAAGGGCGTGACCTGGATTCAGGATGCTGCTGCCTCCTTTGACCCGGACAACAACACCGTGACCACGGCGGGAGGTGACACGTACGGCTACGACTATCTCGTTATGGCCGCTGGCCTCCAAATCAACTGGGACGCTCTTCCCGGCCTGGCCGAGTCGGTGGGACAGCCCGGCACCGGGGTGGTCAGCAACTACTCCTACGAGACCTGCGAGACCACCTGGGACGCCATTCAACAATTTCCCAAGGGGGGCACGGCGCTCTTTACGGAACCGACCATGGGCGTGAAGTGCGGCGGTGCCCCGCAGAAAATCATGTATTTGACCGACGAAGCCCTGCGCCGGCGCGGCGTCCGCGACGGCAGCCGCATCGCGTTCATGAAAGCGAAGGGGGCGTTGTTCTCGTCGAAGCCCTACGAAGAGACGCTCTACAAGGTCGTGGAGCGCAAGGACATCGAGGTGAATTTGATGACGGAGCTGACCGAAATTCATCCCGACCAGAAGGAGGCCGTCTTCCGAAACTTGGAGACCGAAGAGGAAACGACCATCGGCTACGACCTACTGCACGTCGTGCCCCCGATGGGACCGCTCGACTTTATCGCCGACAGTCCGCTCGCCGATGAGGAGGGCTGGGTCGACGTGGACGCCGAAACCCTCCAGCACACCCGGTACCCGAACGTATTTGGCCTCGGCGACAACTCCAGCCTGCCCACCTCCAAGACCGGTGCGGCCATCCGCAAGCAGGCCCCCGTATTGGTGGATCACCTGATGGCGCAGATTCACCACACGACGCCCGTAAACGGCACGTACAACGGCTACACCTCCTGCCCGCTCGTCACCGGCTACGGCAAACTCGTTATGGCCGAGTTCGACTACGACAAGGAGCCGGACGAGAGCTTCCCGTTCGACCAGACGCAGGAACGCTACAGCATGTATGCGCTCAAGGCGTACGGCCTGCCTCGCATGTACTGGAACGGAATGCTGAAGGGGCGGATGTAG
- a CDS encoding DUF1641 domain-containing protein codes for MESTQTNGAVNLEKRLQDPETRAALVHLLDRLDTIERAVDVLDRIEHQWSPVLQTTADVVDDELTRAANRGVVLDERASEALTLVEKLTEPDTVEVLTALIDRLDQLEQLAALADQLPDATMIAVDTIDEALTQAADRGVVLDERAREGLQLLEKMTEPDTAQALGAVLDRAEHLERLSALAETAPDAIATVVDILDAEYARAAEHGYDPERLLRQTIESLRRLSDLFQSEEFEALLDSGVLDPGALQAVGSLGSALVESQKESQRGETPRRGFFGLLGALRDPDVQRAIGFIVSFAKKFDQNLNGK; via the coding sequence ATGGAATCCACACAAACGAACGGCGCCGTAAATTTGGAAAAGCGCTTACAAGATCCCGAGACCCGTGCGGCGCTTGTCCACCTTCTCGACCGCCTCGACACGATCGAACGAGCCGTCGACGTTCTTGACCGTATCGAACACCAGTGGTCGCCCGTGCTCCAAACCACCGCCGACGTGGTCGACGACGAGTTGACGCGTGCGGCGAACCGGGGCGTCGTGCTGGACGAACGGGCCAGTGAAGCCCTAACCCTCGTCGAAAAGCTGACGGAGCCGGACACGGTGGAGGTGCTCACGGCCCTCATCGACCGGCTCGACCAGTTGGAGCAACTGGCCGCTCTGGCCGACCAGTTGCCGGATGCTACGATGATTGCGGTCGACACGATCGACGAGGCCCTCACGCAGGCAGCCGATCGGGGCGTTGTGCTCGACGAGCGAGCACGGGAGGGCCTGCAGTTGCTCGAAAAGATGACCGAGCCCGACACGGCACAGGCCCTGGGCGCCGTGCTGGACCGAGCGGAGCACCTGGAGCGACTGTCGGCTCTCGCCGAGACGGCCCCGGATGCGATCGCAACGGTCGTCGACATTCTGGATGCCGAGTACGCTCGCGCCGCCGAGCACGGATACGATCCGGAGCGTCTGCTGCGCCAGACGATCGAATCGCTACGCCGCCTGAGCGACCTGTTTCAGTCAGAGGAGTTTGAGGCACTGCTCGACTCCGGCGTGCTCGACCCAGGGGCCCTACAGGCGGTGGGCAGTCTCGGCTCGGCCCTCGTCGAAAGCCAGAAGGAGTCGCAGCGTGGAGAAACGCCCCGTCGCGGCTTCTTCGGTCTGCTTGGGGCCCTCCGCGACCCGGACGTGCAGCGTGCCATCGGGTTCATCGTGTCTTTCGCCAAAAAGTTTGACCAAAACCTCAACGGGAAGTAA